From the genome of Triticum aestivum cultivar Chinese Spring chromosome 3B, IWGSC CS RefSeq v2.1, whole genome shotgun sequence, one region includes:
- the LOC123068902 gene encoding ATP synthase subunit a, chloroplastic-like, giving the protein MCFLGILNIRLILQVAELRKRWLNQKNSFFEVQFLSEDNMNIIPCSIKTLKGLYDISGVEVGQHFYWQIGGFQIHAQVLITSWVVITILLGSVVIAVRNPQTIPTDGQNFFEYVLEFIRDLSKTQIGEEYGPWVPFIGTMFLFIFVSNWSGALLPWKFIELPHGELAAPTNDINTTVALALLTSAAYFYAGLSKKGLSYFEKYIKPTPILLPINILEDFTKPLSLSFRLFGNILADELVVVVLVSLVPLVIPIPVMFLGLFTSGIQALIFATLAAAYIGESMEGHH; this is encoded by the coding sequence ATGTGCTTTCTTGGTATCCTAAATATAAGATTAATACTTCAAGTTGCTGAGTTGAGAAAGAGATGGTTGAATCAAAAGAATTCCTTTTTTGAAGTTCAGTTTTTATCAGAGGACAATATGAATATTATACCTTGTTCCATTAAAACACTCAAGGGGTTATACGATATATCGGGTGTAGAAGTAGGCCAACACTTCTATTGGCAAATAGGAGGTTTCCAAATTCATGCCCAAGTACTCATCACTTCTTGGGTCGTAATTACTATCTTGCTAGGTTCAGTTGTCATAGCTGTTCGGAATCCACAAACCATCCCGACCGACGGTCAGAATTTTTTTGAATATGTCCTTGAGTTTATTCGAGACTTGAGCAAAACTCAGATTGGAGAAGAATATGGTCCCTGGGTTCCCTTTATTGGAACTatgttcctttttatttttgtttcgaaTTGGTCGGGTGCTCTTTTACCTTGGAAATTTATAGAGTTACCCCATGGGGAATTAGCAGCGCCCACGAATGATATAAATACTACTGTTGCTTTAGCTTTACTCACGTCAGCGGCATATTTTTATGCTGGTCTTAGCAAAAAAGGATTGAGCTATTTCGAGAAATATATTAAACCAACTCCAATCCTTTTACCAATTAACATCCTAGAAGATTTCACAAAACCATTATCACTTAGCTTTCGACTTTTCGGGAATATATTGGCGGATGAATTAGTCGTTGTTGTTCTTGTTTCTTTAGTCCCCTTAGTAATCCCTATACCGGTCATGTTTCTTGGATTATTTACAAGCGGTATTCAAGCTCTTATTTTTGCAACATTAGCCGCAGCCTATATAGGTGAATCCATGGAGGGTCATCATTGA